In Cystobacter fuscus DSM 2262, the DNA window CGGTGGCCTGGAAGAAGATGGAGTCTCCGGCGCGCGTGAAGTGCTTGGGCGAGGAGGCGCCGGCGCCAGGAGAGAGGTCCGCGAGCAGCCGGGTGCCCGCTTCCGTCCCGTCGCTCATCCACGGCTCCTCGCCATGAATCCCCTCATCGGCGCTGAGCAGGAGCAGTCCGTCCGCGCCGAAGAGGTGCGAGGCGTTGGACCCCTGGGCGCCCGGGTGGATGTCCTTGACGAGCACCGTGCCCCCTGGCGTCCCATCGCTCTTCCTGGCTGGAAACCCGCCGTGAGCGCGCTCCCGGAGGAAGGCACCTCCTC includes these proteins:
- a CDS encoding ELWxxDGT repeat protein produces the protein MLVKDIHPGAQGSNASHLFGADGLLLLSADEGIHGEEPWMSDGTEAGTRLLADLSPGAGASSPKHFTRAGDSIFFQATEPWHGTQLWRLPVVLVAHPPTLTRP